Proteins encoded within one genomic window of Methanosarcina barkeri str. Wiesmoor:
- a CDS encoding glycoside hydrolase family 15 protein → MIKQPNVILGNDDLLVTMGKKGEIIGFFYPRRDHAQHIEESVACIHTGERLLWTYDNEWQGIQNYIEDTNIVSTKLYHDSGIRISILDLVHPDVPILIRRFKIQSQNKLSGKFFYYSNFNVGETSKKNSGFCDTDIHLLVQYWQNYHIGIYSQPEFNEWQIGKAMDTIWWTNSKYDMEDGKLQRNKEDIGNINNAAGWDLELEADGSNEFVIFIGAASSRRLLYKRMQELSKLPLEYIFEKTREHWVMWLSRKQVIKIPGLEEYDNLRQDLFNAYNRALLMLYLLNDREYGSFVAAPEFDSNFEKCGGYGFCWNRDAAEIVLALKHSGYPDYCDMFFKWCIQTQLSDGSWFQRYWLNGDIAPSWGNFDYSTQIDETGSTLYAMDVYYRILEGLKKAEFLEEVWVSVLRAAEYLMKRTKSGIHERCMDLWETYYGIFTYTNASIYAGLMGASHLAEENGEAGMARRWKKRAEFVKQATIDRFWLQEGYFAKGVINEKLDKTIDASILGTYVPFGMLSAKDPLEKEMIQFMIENIQKKLSVPINLGYGIKRYENDSYINGNPWVVTTLWLSEAMFTFALELSNEKENFSPTQEGTYEKEERPEETVKRLTKEGIGYLKWALAGATSTGLLPEQVDQSTGSPAWAIPLGWSGSLILNNILLLDKICRIKAGNMQES, encoded by the coding sequence GTGATAAAGCAACCCAATGTTATCCTCGGAAATGACGATCTGCTTGTAACAATGGGAAAAAAAGGGGAAATCATAGGTTTTTTTTATCCTCGCCGAGACCATGCTCAGCATATCGAGGAATCTGTTGCCTGTATTCATACAGGAGAAAGGCTTCTCTGGACCTATGATAACGAATGGCAAGGAATCCAGAACTATATAGAGGACACAAATATTGTGTCAACAAAACTTTACCATGATTCGGGAATCCGTATTTCCATTCTTGACCTTGTGCACCCTGACGTGCCTATCCTTATCCGCAGGTTTAAGATCCAGTCCCAGAATAAGCTTTCAGGAAAATTCTTTTATTACTCGAATTTTAACGTAGGGGAAACCTCCAAGAAAAACTCCGGGTTTTGCGATACCGATATTCATTTGCTCGTACAATACTGGCAAAACTATCATATAGGGATATATTCCCAGCCAGAGTTTAATGAGTGGCAAATTGGAAAGGCAATGGATACTATATGGTGGACGAATTCCAAATATGATATGGAAGATGGAAAACTCCAGAGGAATAAAGAAGACATAGGAAATATTAATAACGCGGCTGGCTGGGATCTTGAACTGGAGGCTGACGGATCAAACGAGTTTGTGATCTTTATAGGCGCTGCTTCTTCCCGACGCCTCCTGTATAAGAGAATGCAAGAGCTCTCAAAACTGCCTCTTGAATACATTTTTGAAAAGACGCGGGAACACTGGGTTATGTGGCTTTCCAGAAAGCAGGTGATCAAGATCCCAGGACTTGAAGAATACGATAACCTGCGCCAGGATCTGTTCAATGCCTATAACCGGGCTCTTTTGATGCTTTACCTCCTTAATGACCGCGAATATGGGTCTTTCGTAGCTGCTCCGGAATTTGACTCAAACTTCGAGAAATGCGGAGGATATGGATTTTGCTGGAACAGAGATGCTGCAGAAATCGTGCTTGCACTAAAGCACTCAGGCTATCCAGACTATTGTGACATGTTTTTCAAATGGTGCATCCAGACTCAGCTCTCTGATGGTTCGTGGTTTCAACGCTACTGGCTAAATGGGGATATAGCTCCCTCATGGGGTAATTTTGACTACTCAACTCAGATTGACGAAACCGGGTCCACGCTCTATGCTATGGATGTTTATTACAGGATTCTCGAAGGCCTGAAAAAAGCTGAATTTCTTGAAGAGGTCTGGGTCTCGGTGCTCAGAGCTGCCGAATACCTGATGAAGCGGACCAAATCAGGAATTCACGAAAGATGTATGGATCTCTGGGAAACTTACTACGGAATTTTTACATATACAAATGCTTCGATTTATGCCGGGCTCATGGGTGCTTCCCATCTGGCGGAAGAAAATGGGGAAGCTGGCATGGCAAGACGCTGGAAAAAGAGAGCGGAGTTCGTCAAACAGGCTACGATTGACCGTTTCTGGCTTCAGGAAGGCTACTTTGCAAAAGGAGTAATTAACGAGAAGCTGGACAAAACTATTGATGCAAGTATTCTTGGCACCTATGTTCCTTTTGGAATGCTCTCTGCAAAAGACCCCCTGGAAAAGGAGATGATTCAGTTCATGATAGAGAACATTCAGAAAAAACTCTCAGTACCCATAAATCTCGGTTACGGCATTAAAAGGTATGAAAACGACAGTTACATAAACGGAAACCCGTGGGTAGTAACTACGCTCTGGCTTTCGGAAGCAATGTTTACCTTTGCCCTTGAACTTTCCAATGAAAAAGAAAACTTTTCCCCCACTCAGGAGGGCACCTATGAAAAAGAAGAAAGACCTGAAGAAACAGTTAAAAGGCTGACCAAGGAAGGAATTGGATACCTCAAATGGGCTCTTGCCGGAGCAACCAGTACAGGGCTTCTCCCGGAGCAAGTAGATCAGTCTACAGGCAGCCCTGCCTGGGCAATCCCTCTAGGATGGAGTGGATCTCTGATACTTAATAATATTCTGCTTCTGGACAAAATCTGCAGGATAAAAGCCGGGAATATGCAAGAAAGCTAA
- a CDS encoding V4R domain-containing protein, with protein MVRDLFMFAGFNENSQIVWFKIIYSKEPGSLSLITDFLEKENAFIMFGHLDNITQKTGEYSVFTELEKDVDPESFAQKIKELEVVNEVEYGISEYGMVYSVDFPLNVIGVRGVMARALTIVDIIKTLNQSAPHAEGLLTLSGLKGGTHAAKYFKSILDLNDSNFASMLAELFKGVGWGILEIECDPKTYEGKIIVKDSFIADVYGGSEQPVCAYMSGYFAGYLTEYFGKNISVREVSCKATGKEVCEHIISPAPSGGTSQEYQMRGVTR; from the coding sequence ATGGTAAGAGACTTATTCATGTTTGCAGGTTTTAATGAAAACTCGCAGATTGTATGGTTTAAGATAATCTACTCGAAAGAACCCGGATCTCTGTCTTTAATAACTGACTTTCTCGAAAAAGAGAATGCGTTCATTATGTTTGGTCATCTGGATAATATTACACAGAAAACTGGAGAATATTCAGTATTTACCGAACTTGAGAAAGATGTGGATCCAGAAAGTTTCGCCCAAAAAATAAAGGAACTTGAAGTTGTAAATGAGGTCGAATATGGGATTTCAGAATACGGAATGGTTTACTCCGTGGACTTCCCTCTAAATGTTATAGGAGTCAGGGGAGTTATGGCAAGGGCACTTACCATTGTTGATATCATTAAAACTCTCAACCAGAGTGCGCCGCATGCAGAAGGACTTCTCACTCTTTCAGGACTTAAGGGTGGGACTCACGCAGCAAAGTATTTCAAGAGTATTCTGGACCTTAATGACAGTAATTTTGCAAGCATGCTTGCAGAACTCTTCAAAGGTGTGGGCTGGGGAATTCTGGAAATCGAATGTGACCCCAAAACTTATGAAGGAAAAATCATTGTGAAAGACTCGTTTATAGCTGATGTTTACGGAGGGTCGGAACAGCCAGTTTGTGCCTATATGAGCGGTTATTTTGCAGGTTATCTGACCGAATATTTCGGGAAAAACATAAGTGTGAGAGAGGTAAGCTGTAAAGCTACAGGAAAAGAAGTCTGCGAACACATAATCTCGCCGGCGCCGTCGGGCGGTACAAGCCAGGAATATCAGATGAGAGGGGTGACGCGGTGA
- a CDS encoding glycoside hydrolase family 57 protein, whose amino-acid sequence MTSVCMYFQAHQPFRLRRFWPDDRSGFFRYFDERSNREIFERVARKCYIPTNKLLLDALDEHKGEFRFSLSVTGTLLEQCELWGKDALEGFRQMAETGAVEFLDETFYHSLSSLFEDKTEFIEEIKEHREIMFDLLGVKPQVFRNTELLYNNTIAKLVSDLGYRAILTEGADHMLEGRSPNVLYRAKGSGLPIIFRNYKLSDDIGYRFSAGWWEGYPLTAKKWALWASGNNEDCVNIFMDYETFGEHQWEETGIFSFLKELPGEVLKTHLDFSTPSELVDKYTPVADIDVGDFSTISWADMERDTSAWLGNDMQRRCFEEIKLLEPFVRKTEDPEILRIWKHLLTSDHYYYMCTKWLGDGDVHSYFSVHSTPFDAAVNFMAVLMDFKAQVFRKLSTIA is encoded by the coding sequence ATGACCTCGGTTTGCATGTATTTCCAGGCACATCAGCCTTTCAGACTGCGCAGGTTCTGGCCTGATGATAGATCAGGTTTTTTCCGCTATTTTGACGAGAGAAGCAACAGGGAGATCTTTGAAAGAGTAGCTCGGAAATGCTATATTCCTACAAACAAGCTCCTATTGGATGCTCTTGACGAACATAAAGGAGAATTCAGGTTTTCTCTTTCAGTTACCGGAACCCTGCTCGAACAATGCGAACTCTGGGGAAAAGATGCCCTTGAAGGCTTCCGGCAGATGGCGGAAACCGGAGCAGTGGAATTTCTGGACGAAACCTTTTATCATTCCCTTTCAAGTCTTTTTGAAGACAAAACCGAATTTATTGAGGAGATAAAAGAACATAGAGAAATTATGTTTGACCTTCTGGGAGTCAAACCTCAGGTATTCCGGAATACCGAACTGCTTTACAATAACACTATAGCAAAGCTTGTTTCGGATCTTGGGTACAGGGCGATCCTTACCGAAGGAGCGGACCATATGCTTGAAGGGAGGTCACCTAACGTACTTTACAGGGCAAAAGGTTCAGGACTTCCTATTATCTTCAGGAATTACAAGCTGAGTGACGATATAGGATACAGGTTTTCTGCGGGGTGGTGGGAAGGCTATCCCCTGACTGCAAAGAAATGGGCCTTATGGGCTTCAGGAAATAATGAAGATTGTGTTAATATCTTTATGGACTATGAGACCTTTGGAGAGCATCAGTGGGAAGAAACCGGGATATTTTCCTTCCTGAAAGAACTTCCCGGGGAAGTACTCAAGACCCACCTGGACTTCAGCACCCCTAGTGAACTTGTCGATAAATATACACCTGTCGCTGATATCGATGTTGGAGACTTTTCCACAATTTCCTGGGCTGATATGGAACGCGATACAAGCGCATGGCTTGGGAACGACATGCAAAGGCGCTGTTTTGAAGAAATAAAGCTGCTTGAACCCTTTGTGAGGAAGACGGAGGACCCTGAAATCCTGCGTATATGGAAGCATTTGCTGACTTCGGACCATTACTACTATATGTGTACCAAATGGCTCGGAGATGGAGATGTACATTCATATTTCAGTGTTCATTCCACGCCTTTCGATGCAGCAGTTAATTTCATGGCTGTACTTATGGATTTCAAAGCACAGGTATTCAGAAAACTTAGCACAATAGCTTAA
- a CDS encoding glycoside hydrolase family 57 protein, which yields MKAVCICMGVHLPYSPKWYWPVEGFFGVPEMDRYFDRNNIFSKFIKTSRQFLRLNDLIMESIERGGKYSFDLSGPFLGQCRWDPELLESFREFGENGNVEFTGSCRYHSLSSLYPDLSWFKEEVLIYREMLRELLDITPKTFVNTELLYTERVEKILTDLGFNCLISEGSRNLLNGYDPVHVFENHLPTLLRHINLSEDLELRFSEKNWQGYPLIPEKFADWIASMEGDILTLYFNYTSLCFHYRNKSMIDDFIRMLPEALKSRGIDMLTPSEAVRRFEPLKLPTLGTEQTIRYGMNNALGNHAQQLYLRELVRIEEELSELKENKNYRELKHIFGYLQQSEIFFSMNSGNLREGYERAVNYFSILSDFRRAVLEERE from the coding sequence ATGAAAGCTGTATGCATCTGTATGGGAGTGCATCTGCCTTACAGTCCCAAGTGGTACTGGCCTGTAGAGGGATTTTTCGGGGTGCCTGAAATGGACCGGTATTTTGACCGGAACAATATTTTTTCAAAATTTATAAAAACAAGCCGACAGTTTTTACGCCTTAATGATCTGATTATGGAGTCCATAGAAAGAGGGGGAAAATACTCCTTTGATCTATCCGGGCCATTCCTTGGACAATGTAGATGGGACCCCGAACTTCTCGAGTCATTCCGCGAATTTGGAGAAAATGGGAACGTGGAATTCACAGGGAGCTGCAGATATCACTCCCTGAGTTCATTATATCCCGATCTTTCCTGGTTTAAGGAAGAAGTACTAATATACAGAGAAATGCTTCGGGAATTACTGGATATCACCCCCAAAACCTTCGTAAACACAGAGCTTCTGTACACTGAAAGAGTAGAGAAGATTCTTACCGACCTGGGCTTTAACTGCCTTATCTCCGAGGGGTCCAGGAACCTCCTGAATGGATATGATCCTGTACATGTCTTTGAGAACCATCTTCCGACTTTGCTGAGGCACATAAACCTGAGCGAAGACCTTGAACTGCGTTTTTCGGAAAAAAACTGGCAAGGCTACCCTCTTATTCCGGAAAAGTTTGCAGACTGGATTGCTAGCATGGAAGGTGACATCCTGACCCTTTATTTTAATTATACAAGCCTTTGCTTTCACTACAGGAATAAAAGTATGATAGACGATTTTATCAGGATGCTTCCAGAAGCCCTAAAGTCCAGGGGCATTGACATGCTCACACCTTCTGAAGCTGTCAGGAGATTTGAACCCTTAAAACTTCCTACCCTGGGAACCGAACAGACAATTCGTTACGGGATGAATAACGCATTAGGTAACCATGCTCAGCAGCTTTACCTGCGAGAACTGGTAAGAATCGAAGAGGAACTCTCAGAGCTTAAAGAAAATAAGAACTATCGAGAACTTAAACATATATTCGGTTATCTTCAGCAGAGTGAAATCTTTTTTTCTATGAATTCTGGGAATCTCAGGGAAGGGTATGAAAGAGCTGTCAATTACTTTTCCATCCTTTCCGATTTCAGGAGAGCTGTGCTGGAGGAGAGAGAATGA
- the purL gene encoding phosphoribosylformylglycinamidine synthase subunit PurL, with amino-acid sequence MLPEEDLKIIKKELGREPTLVEQGCFLNLWSEHCSYRSSAPLLKTFTSKGENVIIGPGDDAAIIKFDDGYVLAIGMESHNHPSYVDPYNGAATGIGGIVRDIISMGARPIALMDPLYFGPLDTPKNMFLFEQIIKGIAGYGNCIGVPVVNGETFFDRRYSGNPLVNVVAVGLCREEEVITARSQKAGNKLVLAGSSTGKDGLGGASFASRDLSESAEAEDRPSVQVGDPYTEKLVIEMTLEAMEKGYIKSCKDLGAAGLGGASAELAAKGGLGAHITADAVTQREPNMNAYEILLAESQERMVFEVAPEDVDAVLALVAKYDLNGAVVGYLTEKPNYTVEFKGEVVVDIPIDFLTGGAPTCEKSSVAPIPQVEEGKAPKTPEDLKAAFLKVISSYNIASKEWIYRQYDHEVQLRTVIKPGEDAGVLKITDKKGLVLSCGCQPRATLLDPYNGGKNVVIENAMNLAVKGADGLAIVNCLNFGNPDRPEIYWQLKNSVLGLGDGARELSIPVVGGNVSLYNESDEFKTAILPTPSIGIIGKVNFETPLPSSFFAKSGDAIILVGETTADMGGSEYYACFEALNAGKVPSVPKNAPEIIKAVIEAARSGKLSSAHDLSLGGIAAGLARMCRNSGAKVDLSEVSELKAEELLFSEAPARALLATSEPEAVLEILKDVPHMVIGKVEGNSLEVKGKDFEISLSLKEISDAYSSLTRFMMR; translated from the coding sequence ATGTTACCTGAAGAAGACCTTAAGATCATTAAAAAAGAACTCGGGCGAGAGCCCACCCTTGTAGAACAGGGCTGCTTTTTAAACTTATGGAGCGAACACTGTTCCTACCGCTCAAGTGCCCCTCTCCTGAAAACTTTTACCAGTAAGGGTGAAAACGTAATTATTGGCCCGGGGGACGATGCTGCAATTATAAAATTCGATGATGGCTATGTGCTTGCCATAGGTATGGAAAGCCATAACCACCCTTCATATGTTGACCCCTACAACGGAGCTGCTACCGGGATAGGAGGCATCGTAAGAGATATAATCTCCATGGGAGCCCGCCCAATAGCCCTCATGGACCCACTCTATTTCGGGCCTCTGGACACTCCAAAAAATATGTTTCTCTTTGAACAGATAATTAAGGGAATTGCAGGGTATGGAAACTGCATAGGAGTGCCAGTGGTCAATGGTGAGACTTTCTTTGACCGAAGATACAGTGGAAACCCTCTTGTAAATGTGGTTGCAGTAGGGCTCTGCCGGGAAGAAGAGGTCATAACTGCCCGCTCCCAGAAAGCCGGAAACAAGCTTGTGCTCGCAGGCTCCAGCACAGGAAAAGACGGACTTGGAGGAGCTTCCTTTGCCTCCAGAGACCTTTCCGAATCAGCCGAAGCTGAAGACCGCCCGAGCGTCCAGGTGGGAGACCCATATACTGAAAAGCTCGTAATCGAAATGACGCTGGAAGCCATGGAGAAGGGTTATATAAAATCCTGCAAAGACCTGGGAGCCGCTGGTCTAGGAGGGGCAAGCGCGGAACTGGCTGCAAAGGGAGGACTTGGAGCCCACATTACTGCAGATGCCGTGACCCAGCGCGAACCCAATATGAATGCTTATGAAATCCTGCTTGCGGAATCTCAGGAACGCATGGTCTTTGAAGTAGCCCCTGAAGACGTCGATGCCGTACTTGCTCTGGTAGCAAAGTACGACCTTAATGGGGCCGTAGTGGGGTACTTAACAGAGAAACCAAACTACACAGTTGAATTCAAAGGGGAAGTCGTTGTAGATATTCCGATTGATTTCCTGACAGGTGGAGCTCCGACCTGCGAGAAATCCTCAGTAGCTCCTATTCCTCAGGTTGAAGAAGGTAAAGCCCCCAAAACTCCGGAAGACCTTAAGGCAGCCTTCCTGAAAGTTATCTCTTCTTACAATATTGCCTCAAAGGAATGGATCTACAGGCAGTACGATCATGAGGTCCAGTTAAGAACAGTTATCAAACCCGGAGAAGACGCTGGCGTGCTCAAGATAACTGATAAAAAAGGACTCGTACTTTCCTGCGGCTGCCAGCCAAGAGCTACCCTTCTTGACCCATATAACGGAGGAAAGAATGTAGTAATTGAAAACGCCATGAACCTTGCAGTAAAAGGGGCCGACGGGCTTGCGATTGTAAACTGCCTGAACTTTGGAAACCCGGATCGTCCGGAGATCTACTGGCAACTCAAAAACTCCGTACTTGGGCTTGGAGATGGAGCAAGGGAACTCTCAATTCCGGTTGTGGGAGGAAATGTTTCCCTGTATAACGAAAGCGATGAATTTAAGACCGCAATTCTCCCAACCCCTTCGATAGGAATAATAGGAAAAGTTAACTTTGAAACTCCTCTTCCTTCAAGCTTCTTTGCAAAATCCGGAGACGCTATCATTTTGGTAGGAGAGACAACTGCAGATATGGGAGGTTCCGAATACTATGCCTGTTTCGAGGCCCTGAATGCCGGAAAAGTTCCTTCTGTCCCGAAAAATGCTCCTGAGATAATAAAAGCCGTAATCGAAGCTGCAAGGAGCGGAAAACTCAGCTCGGCACACGACCTTTCCCTGGGAGGAATTGCCGCAGGACTTGCGAGGATGTGCAGGAATTCCGGTGCAAAGGTAGACCTGAGTGAAGTTTCAGAATTAAAAGCTGAGGAACTATTATTCTCAGAAGCTCCAGCAAGAGCGCTGCTTGCTACAAGTGAACCAGAGGCTGTACTCGAAATCCTCAAAGATGTGCCTCATATGGTAATCGGCAAAGTCGAAGGCAATTCCCTTGAAGTTAAAGGAAAAGACTTTGAGATTTCCCTCTCCCTCAAAGAAATCTCCGATGCATACAGCAGCCTGACAAGGTTTATGATGAGATAA
- a CDS encoding winged helix-turn-helix domain-containing protein translates to MNELNDLIGFVNGNNIRQKVLSLLSSKGEMEGKRVSKTLRVAHPTIAKTLDELEQKELITKKEEMYSLTESGVKVEKMIQQI, encoded by the coding sequence ATGAACGAATTGAACGATTTAATAGGTTTTGTAAACGGAAACAATATAAGGCAAAAAGTGCTCTCCTTACTTTCCTCAAAAGGAGAAATGGAAGGGAAAAGAGTGTCAAAAACCCTGAGAGTTGCACATCCCACCATTGCAAAAACTCTCGATGAACTTGAACAGAAAGAATTAATTACAAAAAAGGAAGAAATGTACTCTCTTACCGAATCAGGAGTAAAAGTAGAAAAAATGATCCAGCAAATATAA
- the yciH gene encoding stress response translation initiation inhibitor YciH, translated as MSSGMCPVCGLPKELCICEEVAKEQQRITVKVNRRRYGKEVTVVEGFDASEIDLHELSTYLKSKFACGGTVKGNTVELQGNHLARMKEVLMEKGFSAEQIKN; from the coding sequence ATGAGCAGCGGAATGTGCCCAGTATGTGGGCTTCCAAAAGAACTTTGCATTTGCGAAGAAGTTGCAAAAGAGCAACAGAGAATTACTGTGAAAGTTAATAGAAGAAGATACGGCAAAGAAGTTACCGTTGTAGAAGGTTTCGACGCAAGTGAAATAGATCTTCATGAACTGTCCACTTATCTTAAATCAAAGTTTGCATGCGGCGGTACGGTAAAAGGAAATACTGTGGAACTTCAGGGTAATCACCTGGCCCGCATGAAAGAAGTCCTCATGGAAAAGGGTTTCTCTGCTGAACAAATCAAAAACTAA
- a CDS encoding transcriptional regulator, producing the protein MKTTCEIMVQKVLPAIRAELSRTMIFEHGCTQQDVADILELSRAAVSQYVSEKRGAEVDFSEETQNEIRKFASVLLNKDLSSQEKVDGMCNVCRFVQKSGWLYRNAPGAKACIICEDTDLK; encoded by the coding sequence ATGAAAACAACATGTGAAATTATGGTACAGAAAGTCTTGCCCGCAATTAGGGCAGAACTTTCCAGAACAATGATCTTTGAGCATGGTTGCACGCAGCAGGATGTAGCGGACATCCTGGAGCTTTCAAGGGCTGCGGTATCCCAGTACGTGAGTGAAAAACGTGGGGCTGAAGTTGATTTTTCCGAAGAGACTCAGAACGAAATTCGGAAATTTGCATCAGTGCTTCTAAATAAAGACTTATCCTCTCAGGAAAAGGTAGATGGCATGTGCAACGTTTGCAGGTTTGTTCAGAAATCCGGCTGGCTATACAGGAACGCTCCTGGAGCTAAAGCCTGTATCATCTGCGAGGATACGGATTTAAAGTGA
- a CDS encoding Nre family DNA repair protein, whose translation MNGTLCIKCKGKGLCGRPRCPILEKFKSFQSIAPVISGNSVFGASPPAVFVGSFGYPRVSAGPLIPPLANESEASVFEDTSAWANMQIEDIISMRSRMVRANTNFHVKDAHSKENPLLVKAQELALSRKPVDTEAWFFKAPKQELKFDAVLTPMGPSGLVKNFELAENPNVPKKVDYLVYDTDARAKDAVLELYKGDIPAEHITRLFSIGLLGKERKIVPTRWSITAVDDMAGKELADRIKDFPWVSEIQLFSGTHFGNHFEVLILPRAYAFELIEIWLPKAVWSGESSWIGEDSEGYDGKKGYSPLAGGYYASRLPVLEYLTEIKRQASVFVLREITPDYWAPLGVWVIREGMRKALRNPAKKFDSLEAAVSDLAGRISTSKSEWMQQAKMLSDFRFQTTLDFFFT comes from the coding sequence GTGAATGGAACACTGTGTATTAAATGTAAAGGAAAAGGACTTTGTGGGCGTCCCCGTTGTCCAATCCTTGAAAAATTCAAGTCTTTTCAGTCCATTGCTCCTGTAATCTCTGGAAATTCGGTTTTTGGAGCATCTCCTCCTGCTGTTTTTGTCGGAAGTTTTGGTTACCCAAGGGTCTCGGCAGGCCCGCTCATTCCCCCTCTGGCAAATGAGAGCGAAGCTTCAGTTTTTGAAGATACCTCAGCCTGGGCAAACATGCAGATTGAAGACATTATCTCCATGCGTTCCCGTATGGTCAGGGCAAACACAAATTTCCATGTAAAGGATGCCCACAGCAAAGAAAACCCTCTCCTTGTAAAGGCGCAGGAACTTGCCCTCTCCAGAAAGCCAGTGGATACCGAAGCCTGGTTTTTTAAAGCCCCTAAACAGGAACTCAAATTCGATGCCGTACTGACGCCTATGGGCCCTTCAGGGCTTGTCAAAAACTTTGAGCTTGCAGAAAATCCAAACGTTCCGAAAAAAGTGGATTATCTTGTCTATGACACTGACGCCCGGGCAAAAGATGCGGTACTTGAACTCTATAAAGGGGATATTCCGGCTGAACATATTACTCGCCTGTTCTCAATTGGCTTGCTCGGAAAAGAACGAAAAATCGTGCCAACACGCTGGTCAATTACAGCCGTGGATGACATGGCAGGAAAGGAACTTGCAGACCGTATAAAGGACTTTCCCTGGGTCTCAGAGATCCAGCTTTTTAGCGGGACTCATTTCGGGAACCATTTTGAAGTCCTTATCCTTCCACGGGCTTATGCCTTCGAACTTATAGAAATCTGGCTTCCAAAGGCAGTCTGGTCTGGAGAATCAAGCTGGATTGGGGAAGACAGTGAGGGTTATGATGGGAAAAAAGGTTATTCTCCTCTGGCTGGAGGTTATTATGCCTCACGGCTGCCTGTGCTTGAATATCTGACAGAAATCAAAAGGCAAGCCTCGGTCTTCGTACTCCGGGAGATAACTCCGGATTACTGGGCTCCCCTTGGAGTTTGGGTCATCAGGGAAGGCATGAGAAAAGCTCTTCGGAACCCTGCAAAAAAATTCGATTCTCTCGAAGCTGCAGTTTCAGATCTTGCGGGCAGGATAAGCACATCAAAATCCGAATGGATGCAGCAGGCAAAGATGCTTTCAGATTTCCGTTTTCAAACGACTCTGGATTTCTTTTTTACATAA
- the purC gene encoding phosphoribosylaminoimidazolesuccinocarboxamide synthase, which produces MTREQLYSGKAKTIYKTDDPDTLITEFRNSLTAFNGEKKGEMEKKGYYNAQISKKIFEMLEAEGIKTHFVEMLSDIDMLVKKVEIIKIEVIVRNIAAGSITKRYPIKEGTVFKTPVLVFDFKNDEYGDPMLNDDIALALGLATQEELATLRELALKINELLVPHLDKKGILLPDFKLEFGRRNGEIILADEISCDTCRFWDKKTGQSMDKDVFRFDKGDISKAYEEVARRIVPEIFE; this is translated from the coding sequence ATGACAAGAGAACAGCTCTATTCAGGGAAAGCAAAAACTATCTATAAGACGGATGATCCTGACACCCTTATTACCGAATTCCGAAACAGTCTGACTGCATTTAACGGAGAAAAGAAAGGGGAGATGGAAAAGAAAGGGTATTATAATGCCCAAATCTCAAAAAAAATTTTTGAGATGCTCGAAGCAGAGGGGATAAAGACTCATTTTGTCGAAATGCTTTCTGATATCGATATGCTTGTGAAGAAAGTCGAGATTATAAAAATCGAGGTCATTGTCAGGAATATTGCCGCAGGTTCGATTACAAAAAGATATCCCATTAAAGAAGGCACAGTTTTCAAGACCCCTGTACTTGTTTTTGACTTCAAAAACGATGAGTATGGGGATCCCATGCTAAATGACGATATTGCTCTTGCACTTGGGTTAGCAACACAGGAAGAGCTCGCCACACTCAGGGAACTCGCTCTGAAAATTAACGAACTGCTTGTGCCCCATCTGGACAAAAAAGGTATTTTACTTCCGGATTTCAAACTAGAATTCGGAAGGAGGAACGGAGAAATCATACTTGCAGATGAGATTTCCTGCGATACCTGCCGGTTCTGGGATAAGAAGACCGGCCAGTCAATGGACAAAGATGTCTTTAGATTTGACAAAGGCGATATTTCTAAAGCTTACGAAGAAGTTGCACGGCGCATAGTGCCCGAAATATTTGAATAA